TAACCGCCTCGGCGTCGGCTTCACTTGGCTTGAAAAGGAATACTGCTGCGGCCTGCCGCTGCTCCCCCAGGCCCAGGGGGAGCGGGCGGGCGCCCTCCGGGAGGCGGCCAGGGACTGCATCCGGGCCAATGTGGCCGCGGCCGCGGAGCTGGGGGCGCAAAAGCTCGTCTACTGCTGCGCCGGCTGCGCCCATGCGGCCAAGGGGGCCCTGCCCGGTCAGGCCGCCGGCCACGCCTACATCCTCGACGCCCTCCTCGACGCCCTGGACGGCCGGCCCCTGGCCGTAGCGCCCCGGCGTATCGCCTATTTCGAGGGCTGCCACGGCTCCTACCGCAAGCCCTATCCCGAGGCCGGCCTGGACTGGCCGCGCTACCGCCGCTTCCTGGGCGGCCTGGGCGGGCTGACCCTGGTCGATGTCCCCCAGGCCATGTGCTGCAAGGCCATGGCCGGCAAGATCGTGAACTGGATCGCGGACCAGGGCTGCGAGGCCGTGGTGTGCGCCTGTTCGGCCTGCAACGTGGCCATGCGCCAGGCCGGGCAGGGCAGGATCCGGGTGCAAAGCTACCTGGAAGTCCTCGCCGAGGCGCTCGGGGAAGATCAGACCTGCCGGCAGACGTAGAGCACGAGCCCGGTGACGGCCAGGGCCACGCCCAGGGCCCCGGCCGGCCCGGGCCAGGCCCCGGCCAGCAGCAGGGTTTCGCCCAAAAGCGAGAACACCACCTCCAGGGACTGGGTGGCGTCCGTGGCCGCCAGTTCGTAGGCGCTCTTGGCCTTGGCGCGCGCCCGCAAGAAGAGCGTGGTGGCGATCACCCCGGAAAAAAGGGCCACCAGGGCCGTCTGCACGACCTGTTCCCGGGAGGGCGGCGGCGGCTGGGTCGCGGCCACAAGGCCCAGCCAGAAGGGGATGGAGCCGAGCGTCAACAGCAGGGTCGGCGCCCGGCCGGCGTCGAGTTCGGGCCCCTCGATGCGGGGAATGGCGGCCAGGCGCGTCGAACCGCCGTGGCGCGCCTCCCAGACGAGCTGGTTGCCCAGGGGATAGGCCACGGCGGCCACCAGCACGGCCACGATGCCCCACAGGCTCCCCGGCCCGGCCCCGCCCCGGGCCTGCTCCAGGTTGACCAGCACGATGCCGGCGAAAATAAGGGTGGTGAAGGCCAGGCCCTTGGCCGGCACCCGGCGGCCCAGCAGGGCCAGGACCAGCGGCGTGGCCAGGATCGTCGACTGCCAGGTGGTGGCCACCACCCAGCCCGGGGAAAAGGCGGCGGCCAGGGTCACCCCGGCGTAGAAGACGCCGAAGCCCACCGAGCCGGCCAGGATCCAGAACAGCGGATGGTCGCGGAAAAGGCGCAGGGTCCGGGCCAAGGCGGCCGGGCCGCCCGTGACCAGCGTCCAGGCCACCAGGATCGGCAGCATGAAGGCGTAGCGCAGGCTGGCCGACCAGACCCAATGGCCTCCTTCCAGGCTCATGGCCCGGTTGAGGACAAAGGTGCTGCTGAAAAACAGGGCGGCCATGGCCCCCAGGACAAGCAGTCGGGCCATGGGCGGCCTCAGGCCAGTCCGGTCTCGGCGGCGACGTCCGCGATGGCGGCGATGGCCAGGGCCAGGAAGGCGTCCAGGGCCAGCCCGGCCTTTTCGCACTCCAGGATGTTGGCCCGCCTGACGTTTGCGGCAAAGGCCTTGTCCTTCATCTTTTTCTTGATGCTTTTCGGGGCCATGCCGACCATGCGGTCCGGGCGCACCAGGGCGGCGGCGCTGATGATGCCGGTGACGGATTCGGCGGCGCGCAGGGCGTAGTCGAAGGCCGTCTCCGGGGCCACGCCGGTGTGTTCGTCGTTGTGGGCGGCGATGGCGCGCAGGGCCTCCTCGGGCAGCGCCCCCTCGGGCAGGGCGTCGCGCAGGGCCAGGCCGTGGCGCGCGGGCTCGGCGGCCGTGCGGGGATAGTCCAGGTCGTGGAGCAGGCCGGTTACGCCCCACAGCTCCGGGTCCTGGCCGAGCTCGGTCGCCAGGGCCCGCATGACGGCCTCGGTCTGGCGGCCGTGGGCGATGAGCCCCGGATTGGGGTTTTCGGCCAAAACAAGGGCCAGGGCGGCTTGACGGTCGATCATGCGGGGTCCTTTGGGGGCGTCGCAACGCCCAGGGCGTCGAGGTCGGCCCGGATGTCCCTGGCCACCCGATCGGCATAGGCCAGGGCCACGCGCTTGGCGTCCTCGAGGTTGGGGATTTTATCCTTGAGGGAGCGTTTGCCGACCTGGACCTTCCAGCCCGGC
The DNA window shown above is from Solidesulfovibrio sp. and carries:
- a CDS encoding HD domain-containing protein — encoded protein: MIDRQAALALVLAENPNPGLIAHGRQTEAVMRALATELGQDPELWGVTGLLHDLDYPRTAAEPARHGLALRDALPEGALPEEALRAIAAHNDEHTGVAPETAFDYALRAAESVTGIISAAALVRPDRMVGMAPKSIKKKMKDKAFAANVRRANILECEKAGLALDAFLALAIAAIADVAAETGLA
- a CDS encoding (Fe-S)-binding protein, which codes for MDETAKQARPVGWLDKAAAGRTLDEQLADVRRDGSHAAPSVLREMALTANGVGRPARTAVNALVFGCYRPFSTPFIVRDAVRLLNRLGVGFTWLEKEYCCGLPLLPQAQGERAGALREAARDCIRANVAAAAELGAQKLVYCCAGCAHAAKGALPGQAAGHAYILDALLDALDGRPLAVAPRRIAYFEGCHGSYRKPYPEAGLDWPRYRRFLGGLGGLTLVDVPQAMCCKAMAGKIVNWIADQGCEAVVCACSACNVAMRQAGQGRIRVQSYLEVLAEALGEDQTCRQT
- a CDS encoding multidrug resistance efflux transporter family protein, which gives rise to MARLLVLGAMAALFFSSTFVLNRAMSLEGGHWVWSASLRYAFMLPILVAWTLVTGGPAALARTLRLFRDHPLFWILAGSVGFGVFYAGVTLAAAFSPGWVVATTWQSTILATPLVLALLGRRVPAKGLAFTTLIFAGIVLVNLEQARGGAGPGSLWGIVAVLVAAVAYPLGNQLVWEARHGGSTRLAAIPRIEGPELDAGRAPTLLLTLGSIPFWLGLVAATQPPPPSREQVVQTALVALFSGVIATTLFLRARAKAKSAYELAATDATQSLEVVFSLLGETLLLAGAWPGPAGALGVALAVTGLVLYVCRQV